One region of Desulfomonilaceae bacterium genomic DNA includes:
- a CDS encoding radical SAM protein codes for MIDQVWVEREAMEYPLTERIIKASNPARVLIGSQILEESARVELAGDPFRRGKRILKLTRYRGSFVKPCPGTKTYICCGLNILNIGQGCPIDCRYCALQVYFNNPVMEVYVNLNEMFDELRDFLDKAPEDRFFRLCTGEFTDSLALDPYTGLAEQLLQLFSSRKNASLEFKTKSDFITPLLESNPHGNIIASFSMNAPSFSKTEEIRSSSLSQRLKAAALAVSQGYRVGFHFDPIVPFDGWEKGYGETVDAIFTSVKPESIAWISMGVLRFVPELKDIVMSRFGPVTYFCDSFAPGLDGKARLSRDRRIVIYKTIAERIRSYGENVLLYLCMESPLVWHESLGLEMRSNEQLAGLLDEAAREYVSK; via the coding sequence GTGATAGATCAAGTATGGGTTGAACGGGAAGCAATGGAATATCCTTTAACAGAGAGGATAATCAAAGCTTCTAACCCAGCGAGAGTCCTCATCGGGTCGCAGATTCTCGAGGAGTCGGCCCGTGTAGAACTTGCGGGAGATCCATTCAGGAGAGGCAAGCGAATACTCAAGCTGACCAGGTACAGAGGGAGCTTTGTAAAACCGTGTCCTGGCACGAAAACCTATATCTGTTGCGGATTGAATATACTTAACATTGGGCAGGGCTGTCCTATTGATTGCCGATATTGCGCCTTGCAGGTTTATTTCAACAACCCGGTGATGGAAGTCTATGTGAATTTGAACGAAATGTTTGACGAGCTGAGAGATTTTCTCGATAAAGCGCCCGAAGATCGCTTTTTTCGTTTGTGCACCGGCGAGTTCACGGATTCGCTGGCGCTGGATCCATACACAGGATTGGCTGAACAGTTACTCCAATTGTTTTCGAGTCGCAAAAACGCGTCTCTGGAATTCAAAACAAAATCAGATTTCATCACGCCCCTATTGGAATCGAATCCCCATGGAAACATAATTGCAAGTTTTTCAATGAATGCGCCGAGCTTTAGCAAGACAGAGGAAATTCGCTCTTCGAGCTTGTCTCAAAGATTGAAAGCGGCTGCTTTGGCAGTGTCTCAGGGGTACAGGGTAGGATTTCATTTTGATCCAATTGTGCCCTTTGACGGCTGGGAGAAAGGGTATGGCGAGACTGTAGACGCAATTTTTACCAGTGTGAAGCCTGAGTCAATCGCCTGGATCTCCATGGGGGTATTACGGTTTGTTCCGGAATTGAAGGATATCGTGATGTCCCGTTTTGGCCCAGTGACATACTTTTGTGATTCTTTCGCCCCTGGGCTCGACGGGAAGGCGCGTTTAAGCCGTGATCGCAGAATAGTGATTTACAAAACCATAGCCGAGAGAATCAGGTCCTACGGGGAAAATGTCCTGCTATACCTGTGCATGGAGTCTCCTTTGGTGTGGCACGAATCGTTGGGGTTGGAAATGAGAAGCAATGAGCAGTTGGCGGGACTTTTGGATGAGGCCGCCCGAGAATATGTTTCAAAATAG
- a CDS encoding ParB/RepB/Spo0J family partition protein: MNLLKNMRTAWIKPAQVNFQNLMFWVPSFEVLEPLLASIEQVGILNPPVVKGDEYNIFSPILGRRRLQVAAALKFESVEVRIADSSLNDDDKYLMAFWDNFARIKQDPAVKAHTIKRLLELFSREILAKNILPFIDTPPRGPKLERLRKIGGLENNILEAISDGKIQEKSAILFAELPFNERQAVFKLVCNLGLNSNKAFEIISSLFDLSILWKKPVTDLLSDPDAVRILDDSVLSAQERASAFRDSLKSWKHPYIYEKQKGFEGWAREIHPPENVRMRPAQSFEDDSVSIEMRLDSRAEAEKFLTVIDQYKKETPGKAND, translated from the coding sequence ATGAACTTGCTGAAAAATATGCGAACTGCATGGATCAAGCCTGCTCAAGTTAATTTTCAGAATCTGATGTTTTGGGTTCCATCTTTTGAAGTTCTGGAACCACTGCTGGCATCTATAGAACAAGTTGGGATTCTGAATCCTCCGGTGGTTAAGGGCGACGAATACAATATTTTTTCCCCTATCTTGGGAAGACGGCGGCTTCAGGTTGCGGCGGCGCTCAAGTTTGAGAGCGTCGAAGTAAGAATTGCCGATTCCTCATTGAATGACGACGACAAATATCTAATGGCCTTTTGGGATAACTTTGCCAGGATCAAACAGGATCCTGCTGTCAAGGCCCATACAATAAAGCGCCTTCTTGAATTATTTTCACGCGAAATTCTTGCAAAGAATATCTTGCCCTTTATAGACACTCCCCCAAGAGGGCCGAAACTGGAACGACTCAGAAAGATCGGAGGCCTGGAAAACAACATTCTTGAAGCAATATCAGACGGAAAGATTCAGGAGAAAAGCGCGATCCTGTTTGCGGAACTTCCATTTAACGAGCGTCAGGCCGTTTTCAAACTGGTTTGTAATCTCGGGCTCAATTCAAACAAAGCCTTTGAAATAATTTCCAGTCTGTTTGATTTATCGATCCTTTGGAAGAAGCCTGTCACTGACTTGCTGAGCGATCCTGACGCTGTCAGGATCCTGGATGATTCTGTCCTAAGCGCTCAGGAAAGGGCGTCAGCGTTCAGGGACTCGTTAAAATCCTGGAAACATCCATACATATATGAAAAACAAAAGGGTTTCGAAGGTTGGGCAAGGGAAATTCATCCGCCGGAAAATGTTCGCATGAGGCCGGCTCAATCTTTCGAGGACGACTCCGTGAGCATTGAAATGCGCCTCGACTCGCGAGCCGAAGCCGAAAAGTTTTTGACGGTGATTGACCAATATAAAAAAGAAACACCGGGCAAAGCGAATGACTAA
- a CDS encoding glycosyltransferase yields MPLVSAIIPTFNRVDTLTRSIRSVLDQTFKDIELIVVDDGSTDSTSELVRKVSGSIVYLHQAHQGVSSARNTGIMASNGDLVAFLDSDDEWKPRKIEKQLQLYDRTDQDFICHTNELWMKHGQVVNQKKIHEKQGGRFFERALERCLISPSSVMISRALLDRVGYFDESLPAAEDYDLWLRITAFYSVRFADEPLVVKYGDRDDQLSKVVPAIDIYRVRAILKILDDPGLRPTYRKAAAKQLVRKCSVLAKGLTKRGRYHEAATYNELAEKYANCMDQACSS; encoded by the coding sequence ATGCCCCTCGTTAGCGCGATTATACCGACCTTTAACCGGGTGGATACACTCACGCGTTCAATCCGGTCAGTCCTGGATCAAACCTTCAAGGACATTGAACTCATTGTGGTGGATGATGGTTCGACAGACTCGACTTCTGAACTTGTGCGGAAAGTTTCAGGTTCAATAGTCTACCTGCATCAGGCCCATCAGGGAGTTTCCAGCGCACGCAACACGGGAATTATGGCGTCAAACGGGGATCTTGTCGCGTTCCTCGATTCTGATGACGAATGGAAACCCCGGAAAATTGAAAAGCAGTTGCAACTATATGACAGAACAGACCAAGATTTCATTTGCCATACCAATGAGCTATGGATGAAACACGGGCAGGTCGTTAATCAAAAGAAGATTCACGAGAAACAGGGTGGCAGATTCTTTGAACGCGCCCTGGAACGATGTCTCATCAGTCCGTCCTCGGTTATGATTTCACGAGCGTTGCTGGACAGAGTCGGTTATTTTGACGAGAGTTTGCCGGCGGCGGAAGATTACGATCTATGGTTAAGAATTACGGCCTTTTATTCGGTAAGATTCGCCGATGAACCACTGGTGGTTAAGTATGGAGACAGAGATGATCAACTGTCCAAAGTAGTGCCGGCGATTGATATATACAGGGTTCGGGCGATTCTGAAAATCCTGGACGATCCGGGCTTAAGGCCCACCTACAGAAAAGCCGCAGCCAAACAGTTGGTCAGAAAATGTTCTGTCCTGGCAAAAGGCCTCACAAAACGCGGAAGATATCACGAAGCGGCTACATACAATGAACTTGCTGAAAAATATGCGAACTGCATGGATCAAGCCTGCTCAAGTTAA
- the lpxB gene encoding lipid-A-disaccharide synthase, giving the protein MPQIMNSFNKTMSASPNNLEASVLVLAGEASGDYHAAALVKDLRHRFPKVEFTGIGGEKLQAAGMKVLLHYREINTIGLSGGFGKLKRVMSAYSLMKRELRSGKYDVFLAVDFPDVNIRLAAVAKKSGVKVCYYVSPQVWAWRKRRIYKIASVVDRMMTIFPFEEKLYSDLGVRANFVGHTMVRDIPPDVDRAKLRSELGVANSDWLVTLAPGSRRSEITRSLPVMIEAAKLHLKNYPETKFIIPLAGPHLKELIQGIIGEAGSHFRITEVEAFRVMAASDSGLITSGTATLQAALARMPHVVVYIMDNFSWILATRILMPLLMEPDIHVAMANMLCIKSPNEPDNPIEIMLKNGYRIPCLECGRPLFVPEILQHNATPENLVSWLDKFQSDINLRAAFDQGFKRLREMLEPGASSPSPADALIELILEKNIR; this is encoded by the coding sequence ATGCCTCAAATAATGAATTCTTTCAACAAGACAATGTCAGCCTCACCCAATAATCTGGAAGCCTCGGTTCTGGTTCTGGCGGGTGAAGCCTCCGGTGACTATCATGCGGCGGCGCTGGTTAAGGATTTGAGACATCGCTTCCCTAAAGTGGAATTCACGGGGATAGGGGGCGAGAAACTTCAGGCTGCCGGAATGAAAGTCCTGCTTCACTACCGGGAGATAAACACCATTGGCCTGAGCGGAGGATTCGGTAAGCTAAAGAGGGTTATGTCAGCTTACAGCCTTATGAAAAGAGAGTTGAGGAGTGGGAAATATGATGTTTTCCTTGCTGTGGATTTCCCGGACGTGAACATACGTTTGGCTGCCGTGGCAAAAAAGTCGGGAGTCAAGGTTTGCTATTATGTGAGTCCCCAGGTTTGGGCGTGGAGAAAACGACGTATCTACAAGATTGCTTCGGTGGTCGATAGAATGATGACCATTTTCCCTTTCGAGGAAAAATTGTACTCTGATTTGGGTGTGCGGGCTAATTTTGTCGGACACACCATGGTGAGGGACATTCCTCCGGATGTGGACAGGGCTAAACTGAGATCAGAATTGGGGGTTGCAAACTCAGACTGGTTGGTCACTCTGGCCCCCGGAAGTCGTCGATCTGAGATAACAAGATCATTGCCTGTCATGATCGAGGCTGCAAAATTACACCTGAAAAACTACCCTGAAACCAAATTTATTATTCCTCTCGCCGGTCCCCATCTGAAAGAACTCATTCAGGGGATTATCGGGGAGGCAGGATCGCATTTTCGGATTACCGAGGTCGAGGCTTTCAGGGTCATGGCCGCCTCGGACAGCGGCCTGATCACCTCCGGCACGGCCACTCTACAGGCTGCCCTGGCTCGTATGCCACACGTGGTGGTATATATTATGGACAATTTCTCATGGATTCTGGCGACCAGGATTTTGATGCCGCTTCTCATGGAACCCGATATTCATGTCGCGATGGCGAACATGCTCTGCATAAAGAGTCCCAATGAACCCGACAATCCCATAGAGATAATGTTAAAAAACGGTTACAGGATACCGTGTCTTGAATGCGGAAGACCCCTGTTTGTCCCGGAGATATTGCAACACAACGCAACGCCGGAGAATCTCGTCTCCTGGCTCGATAAATTCCAGAGTGACATAAATCTTAGGGCCGCGTTCGATCAAGGTTTCAAACGTTTAAGAGAAATGCTGGAGCCAGGCGCTTCCAGTCCTTCACCGGCAGATGCGCTAATTGAACTGATCTTGGAAAAGAATATTCGGTAG
- a CDS encoding radical SAM protein, which produces MKIGLCEKCGSPTDARYEIRNNCVYLVKFCKDCGRTSSLVTKDARKWRWKREIAEYQEPTGPPACNLDCKSCDHKLHTTPSTVAIDVTNLCNQRCPICLAYVDAMGFAYKPPLEYFEKIFREFENNDPRPNICFFGGEPTVHEDFLDIVRLAKTHGFQVQMFTNGIKLADMNYCKELCSLGVQVNFGLDGTKSEVYKTLRGDNSLAVKKKAFENVIKCGVNKLTVITTVATGVNDSNMSELMAFIHERKEHVSVWAFVPLTPCWDGSNVKLEPTTTECVENIFEKMLPEIEFVSTGMMKFDVLSRFFGKQTLGGSHPNCESATVVISDGEKYVPISTYLNTPLSEALSKLKKLDGKLSRKKPLDSAFILRRGWFNVSSAIQTAFIFAQTVNFRKSFAKPASVNVVKALWDIIRGRKIDEVLKKRTCFKQLLTLITIPYEDTGGLENARLHDCPAVFAYEDVDTGKIRTAAFCSWQTVKDDVCRKIQAHYDSNRSIDEKIVARSG; this is translated from the coding sequence ATGAAAATTGGCTTGTGTGAAAAATGTGGGTCCCCGACAGACGCCCGTTATGAAATCCGTAACAACTGTGTATACCTGGTAAAATTCTGCAAAGACTGTGGCCGGACATCATCGCTTGTCACAAAAGACGCTCGAAAATGGCGATGGAAGAGAGAAATTGCCGAATACCAGGAGCCTACTGGCCCTCCAGCATGTAATCTAGATTGTAAGTCATGTGATCACAAGTTACATACTACCCCATCAACAGTCGCCATCGATGTCACGAATCTCTGCAACCAAAGGTGCCCGATCTGTTTAGCCTATGTAGACGCAATGGGATTTGCTTACAAACCTCCTCTGGAATATTTTGAGAAGATTTTTCGCGAATTTGAAAACAACGATCCTAGACCCAATATCTGCTTCTTTGGAGGAGAGCCAACGGTCCATGAGGATTTTCTTGATATAGTACGTCTTGCGAAAACTCATGGCTTTCAGGTTCAAATGTTCACTAACGGGATTAAACTGGCTGACATGAATTACTGCAAGGAACTCTGTTCACTCGGAGTTCAGGTCAATTTCGGTTTGGACGGTACCAAATCTGAAGTTTATAAGACTTTAAGAGGGGACAATTCTCTCGCGGTAAAGAAAAAGGCCTTTGAAAACGTTATAAAATGCGGGGTTAACAAGCTGACCGTCATCACCACGGTAGCCACGGGTGTTAATGACTCGAATATGTCTGAACTGATGGCCTTTATCCACGAGCGCAAAGAACATGTTTCCGTTTGGGCCTTTGTGCCGCTGACCCCATGCTGGGACGGTTCCAATGTGAAGTTGGAGCCTACTACTACGGAGTGCGTTGAAAATATATTTGAGAAGATGCTCCCAGAAATAGAGTTTGTGTCGACTGGAATGATGAAATTCGACGTCCTTTCCAGGTTTTTTGGAAAACAGACCTTAGGTGGATCACACCCGAACTGTGAAAGCGCTACTGTCGTGATCTCCGACGGGGAAAAATATGTTCCCATTTCGACTTATCTCAATACGCCTCTTTCTGAAGCGCTTTCAAAGTTAAAGAAGCTGGATGGAAAACTATCCCGGAAGAAACCTTTGGACTCGGCTTTCATATTACGACGTGGATGGTTTAATGTTTCTTCCGCTATACAGACAGCGTTCATTTTTGCGCAGACTGTCAACTTCAGGAAATCCTTCGCCAAACCTGCTTCTGTTAACGTAGTTAAAGCGCTCTGGGATATAATACGGGGACGGAAAATAGACGAGGTCCTGAAAAAGAGAACATGTTTCAAGCAATTATTGACATTAATTACTATTCCGTATGAAGACACGGGCGGACTGGAAAACGCCAGACTCCACGATTGCCCGGCTGTTTTCGCTTATGAAGATGTTGATACCGGAAAAATACGAACTGCGGCTTTTTGTTCATGGCAGACAGTAAAAGATGATGTGTGCCGAAAAATTCAGGCTCATTATGACTCAAACCGCAGTATCGATGAAAAGATAGTGGCCCGATCGGGGTAG
- a CDS encoding MtnX-like HAD-IB family phosphatase, translating into MTLPNNLERMAAQDSSSKKKTLILCDFDGTVSIKDTVNRLIRSHISDPHWRHYVKRYMRGEIGSKRVYEALAPLMNMTRADLERFVMEHAELDPHFPRFLKWARERNIDVKIVSDGFDETIKILFKKHGITGLDIISNSLTMNDEGKVRVSSNHFNPSCRKCGTCKLSALRNFRSEYDKIVLIGDGESDRHAATEADMVLAIGDLFLYCVTNNIPAISIDGFHEAPNALTREIEAVAFDLDGTLIESIDAIAEAFNYMFAQLGYPTMTVQEVLRLTSVSLMDFVKSYLKPEHKEIGIKIFRDYYDTIFLEKTFMAPGAMETLKRLNGSLKQGIVSNKRGRYARILADHLGFSHKMKTIIGAEDGFKAKPAPDMFHEFMKSVGSSEINTIYVGDAPIDIEGAKAAGIDTYAIAGPFFSAEELALHKPRRVLRSISELLCALEPVIPTGASE; encoded by the coding sequence ATGACACTTCCAAACAATCTTGAGCGCATGGCGGCTCAAGATTCTTCAAGCAAAAAAAAGACCCTCATTCTTTGCGACTTTGACGGGACTGTGTCTATAAAAGACACAGTGAACAGACTTATTCGCAGCCACATTTCCGATCCACACTGGCGACATTACGTAAAGCGTTACATGAGAGGCGAAATTGGGTCCAAAAGGGTCTACGAGGCTCTAGCCCCGCTGATGAACATGACTAGAGCCGATCTGGAACGCTTTGTGATGGAACACGCTGAACTCGACCCTCATTTCCCCAGATTTTTGAAGTGGGCCAGGGAAAGGAACATAGACGTAAAGATTGTCTCGGACGGTTTTGACGAGACTATAAAGATTCTTTTCAAAAAACATGGAATTACCGGGCTTGACATAATTTCCAACAGCTTGACCATGAATGATGAAGGTAAGGTCCGTGTTAGTTCCAACCATTTCAACCCATCCTGCCGGAAATGTGGAACGTGCAAGTTGTCAGCGCTTCGGAATTTCAGAAGTGAATATGACAAAATTGTGCTGATCGGAGACGGGGAGTCTGACCGGCACGCAGCCACGGAAGCCGACATGGTGCTGGCTATCGGGGACCTGTTTCTTTATTGTGTCACGAACAATATCCCCGCCATAAGTATCGATGGGTTTCACGAGGCTCCCAATGCGCTGACGCGAGAAATTGAAGCTGTCGCGTTCGATTTGGACGGAACGCTCATAGAATCAATAGATGCGATAGCGGAAGCCTTTAACTATATGTTCGCTCAACTGGGTTACCCCACAATGACCGTGCAGGAAGTCCTCAGGTTGACGTCCGTGTCCTTGATGGACTTTGTTAAGTCTTATCTGAAACCTGAACATAAAGAAATTGGGATCAAGATTTTCCGTGATTACTATGACACAATCTTTCTTGAAAAAACTTTCATGGCCCCAGGAGCCATGGAGACTTTGAAAAGGCTCAACGGATCTTTAAAACAGGGAATTGTTTCCAATAAACGCGGTCGATACGCAAGAATACTCGCTGATCATCTCGGTTTTTCGCACAAGATGAAAACAATTATCGGGGCCGAGGACGGTTTTAAGGCGAAACCAGCGCCCGACATGTTCCATGAATTCATGAAATCTGTTGGTTCGTCGGAGATTAACACGATCTATGTCGGAGACGCTCCGATTGACATAGAAGGAGCTAAAGCGGCCGGGATCGACACGTACGCGATCGCCGGGCCATTTTTTTCAGCGGAAGAACTGGCTCTACACAAACCTAGACGAGTTTTGAGAAGTATCAGTGAGTTGTTGTGCGCTCTGGAACCGGTAATACCTACCGGAGCGTCTGAATAG